One genomic window of Bradyrhizobium sp. B124 includes the following:
- a CDS encoding ABC transporter ATP-binding protein, with product MTEPTAVALDGATVAFRLADGRVYTAVEQANLSVAHGEFVAIVGPTGCGKSTLLNVTAGLLKPAAGSARIFDRPLSGLNRDAGYLFQADALFPWKTAIDNVAIGLEIRGTPRTDALARAQQWLTSVGLGAFAGRYPHMLSGGQRKRVALAQVLIRDPKILLMDEPFGPLDAQTRQIMGNLLLELWTADRKAVLFVTHDLEEAIALADRVVIMSAGPSARIIGDWRITLPRPRDIAEIRMEKDFHALHREIWGVLKDEVMKGYVQSTQAGAA from the coding sequence ATGACGGAGCCGACGGCGGTCGCGCTTGACGGTGCGACAGTGGCGTTTCGGTTGGCGGATGGACGCGTCTATACCGCGGTCGAGCAGGCCAATCTCTCGGTCGCGCATGGCGAGTTCGTCGCCATTGTCGGCCCGACCGGATGCGGAAAATCCACGCTGCTCAACGTCACCGCGGGGCTGTTGAAACCGGCCGCCGGGTCGGCGCGGATTTTCGACAGGCCGCTCAGTGGCCTCAACCGCGACGCCGGCTATCTGTTTCAGGCCGATGCGCTGTTCCCGTGGAAGACCGCGATCGACAATGTCGCGATCGGGCTCGAGATCCGGGGTACGCCGCGCACGGATGCGCTCGCACGCGCGCAGCAGTGGCTGACCTCGGTCGGGCTCGGCGCCTTCGCCGGCCGCTATCCGCACATGCTGTCGGGCGGCCAGCGCAAGCGCGTCGCGCTCGCGCAGGTCCTGATCCGCGATCCGAAGATCCTGCTGATGGACGAGCCGTTCGGCCCGCTCGACGCCCAGACGCGGCAGATCATGGGCAATCTGCTCTTGGAATTGTGGACCGCCGACCGCAAGGCGGTGCTGTTCGTCACCCACGATCTCGAGGAGGCGATCGCGCTTGCCGACCGTGTCGTGATCATGTCGGCCGGTCCTTCCGCGCGCATCATCGGCGACTGGCGCATCACGCTGCCGCGGCCGCGCGATATCGCTGAAATCCGGATGGAGAAGGATTTCCATGCCCTGCACCGCGAAATCTGGGGCGTGCTGAAAGACGAGGTGATGAAGGGCTATGTCCAGTCGACGCAGGCGGGAGCCGCCTGA
- a CDS encoding aromatic ring-hydroxylating dioxygenase subunit alpha — protein sequence MPLRNDFDQLVDVKGGFISREIFVDADIYRQELDKVFTRAWLLVGHESLVPNPGDFYTSRMGEESVILCRDKKGEIHVFLNSCRHRGMKVCRYEQGNTSLFTCPYHSWTYTTDGKLQGVPLHRTLYDGVLDREANSLVSVAKLCNYKGSIWATWDKDAPDFIAYLGDARIHLDQALDCRDGREGGSEVIGVHKWVFPANWKFAAENFLGDTYHNPSHRSVDLIGIGPSAAAGKKGRRDDELEKAQHVWISFPGGHGVHSAIQPEANEYTESFLDNPILEQYFRHCFEERKRRLGEGARLLPFVGTIFPNTSYHGRQPRGLCAWHPHSPTSTEGWRFFLVDKDAPQEAKDYLRHYYMRYSGPAGMTEQDDMENWLYATAASTGTVARRYPFNYQQSMGAYVTDHPLGGDVSTQVTEQIARGFYRRWSTYMQGGGWHELLGSPAGNREAAE from the coding sequence ATGCCGCTTCGCAACGATTTCGATCAGCTTGTTGACGTCAAGGGTGGCTTCATCAGCCGCGAGATCTTCGTGGACGCCGATATCTACCGGCAGGAACTCGACAAGGTCTTCACCCGCGCCTGGCTGCTGGTCGGCCACGAAAGCCTCGTGCCCAATCCGGGCGACTTCTACACCTCGCGGATGGGCGAGGAATCCGTCATCCTCTGCCGCGACAAGAAGGGCGAGATCCACGTCTTCCTGAATTCGTGCCGGCACCGCGGCATGAAGGTGTGCCGCTACGAGCAGGGCAACACCTCGCTGTTCACCTGCCCGTATCACAGCTGGACCTACACCACCGACGGCAAGCTGCAGGGTGTTCCGCTGCACCGGACGCTTTATGACGGCGTGCTCGACCGCGAGGCCAACTCGCTGGTCTCGGTGGCGAAGCTCTGCAACTACAAAGGCTCGATCTGGGCGACCTGGGACAAGGATGCGCCCGACTTCATCGCCTATCTCGGCGATGCCAGGATCCATCTCGACCAGGCGCTCGACTGCCGCGACGGCCGCGAGGGCGGCTCCGAGGTGATCGGCGTCCACAAATGGGTATTCCCCGCCAACTGGAAATTCGCCGCCGAGAACTTCCTCGGCGACACCTATCACAATCCGAGCCACCGCTCGGTCGATCTGATCGGCATCGGACCGAGCGCAGCCGCCGGCAAGAAAGGCCGCCGCGACGACGAACTGGAGAAGGCACAGCACGTCTGGATCAGCTTTCCTGGAGGCCACGGCGTGCACAGCGCGATCCAGCCGGAAGCCAACGAATACACCGAGTCCTTCCTCGACAATCCGATCCTCGAACAATACTTCCGGCACTGTTTCGAGGAGCGCAAGCGGCGGCTCGGCGAAGGCGCGCGGCTGCTGCCCTTCGTCGGCACGATCTTCCCGAACACCTCCTATCACGGTCGTCAGCCGCGCGGACTTTGCGCCTGGCATCCGCACAGCCCGACCTCGACCGAAGGCTGGCGCTTCTTCCTGGTGGACAAGGACGCGCCACAGGAAGCCAAGGACTATCTGCGCCACTACTACATGCGCTACTCCGGCCCGGCCGGCATGACCGAGCAGGACGACATGGAGAACTGGCTCTATGCGACCGCCGCGAGCACCGGCACGGTCGCGCGGCGCTATCCCTTCAACTATCAGCAGTCGATGGGCGCCTACGTCACCGATCATCCGCTCGGCGGCGATGTCTCCACGCAAGTCACCGAGCAGATCGCGCGCGGCTTCTACCGCCGCTGGTCCACCTACATGCAGGGCGGCGGCTGGCACGAGCTGCTTGGATCCCCTGCCGGCAACCGGGAGGCCGCAGAATGA
- a CDS encoding IclR family transcriptional regulator — MAKKPKAEAHDAEQGVSGVRAVDRAIAILQCFTPDQPAMSVIEIQKRVGLSRPTLYRLLQTLAQRDLIQAEGDPQRFRLSHGVMKLSHVWLTGLEVVAIARPVVEGLREATGETAALFRVQEDRGICILECQSRHVLSISRGVGDSLSLTRGSTGKAMLAFMDPARQAELLATIPNSADRARLEEALAFARRNGYATSHSEIFAGTVAVSAPCFDHRGDVVGSVGLYGPGARIDEQKLLEFSRLVREAGRQISVLLGFQGAEPAALERA; from the coding sequence ATGGCGAAGAAACCGAAGGCGGAAGCTCACGACGCGGAGCAGGGGGTGTCAGGCGTGCGCGCGGTCGACCGTGCGATCGCGATCCTGCAATGTTTCACGCCCGATCAGCCGGCGATGAGCGTGATCGAGATCCAGAAGCGCGTCGGGCTGAGCCGGCCGACGCTCTATCGTCTGTTGCAGACGCTGGCGCAGCGCGACCTGATTCAGGCCGAAGGCGACCCGCAGCGCTTTCGGCTGTCCCACGGCGTGATGAAGTTGTCCCATGTCTGGCTGACGGGGCTCGAGGTCGTCGCGATCGCACGCCCCGTCGTCGAAGGCCTGCGCGAGGCGACCGGTGAGACCGCGGCGCTGTTCCGCGTGCAGGAGGATCGCGGCATCTGCATCCTCGAATGCCAGAGCCGTCACGTGCTCTCGATCAGCCGCGGCGTCGGCGACAGTTTGAGCCTGACCCGGGGCTCGACCGGCAAGGCGATGCTGGCCTTCATGGACCCGGCGCGGCAGGCCGAACTCCTCGCCACCATACCGAACAGCGCCGACCGTGCGCGGCTGGAGGAAGCCCTGGCATTTGCGCGGCGCAACGGCTACGCGACCAGCCACAGCGAGATCTTCGCCGGCACGGTCGCGGTCTCCGCGCCCTGCTTCGATCACCGCGGCGACGTCGTCGGTTCGGTCGGCCTCTACGGACCGGGCGCGCGTATCGACGAGCAGAAGCTGCTGGAATTTTCAAGGCTCGTGCGCGAGGCCGGCCGGCAGATTTCAGTTCTGCTGGGATTTCAGGGTGCCGAGCCGGCTGCTCTCGAACGCGCGTGA
- a CDS encoding C2 family cysteine protease, translating into MTASWVNSLVDSGIKSDMLNFAADGVFTDAEAIQLLADVANRGSVTANELNSLQLIAANLNSGLYTSDYVSHLFVQLVDGNPANATWTGGGTAHITLGNLQVGTTSTQMSELIGKWFQGTDLPDPTLPPDAGGSGWTLQGYSAVVGPLYSSAGAATVNDICQGADGDCELMSGLIDVVVFHPQVMSSMIVDNGNGTYGVRFYVNGQETWETVNDEFPVVSGTELDYGHNYNEQPTAMWVAVVEKAYAQLSATGQIGHPAVNSYNNISADPPTNVFENLTDATSVNYYLSSASNWYSNKSVYIAALSSHDDVTLEIPSTSPYTYDSAGNIQLVPDHAFGIVGYDSATGNFIVRNPWGNSYPGQNWDVQFEVSLTQIASEGGDFVIDNSGAVDVAPTVVASNITGRVQTSIAASSMFYTTGGTLPIIEYALWDSTGNGHFTVGGVAQANGVEIDVAASQWSSIAYQFGPGSDQLWVEAFNGVFWSAWTEFTATPEGPVVTGVNMTAAHGQSFAVSSLFTYYDPFGLAASQYDVWDSGTGGGHFVLNGVALAANQDNYITAAQLSSLTYQSGSGADTLWIRANDSTVWGQWSNAFTVTAPVDTGPVEAVSNIVAAHGQSYAASSLFTYSDPFNNPATQYDVWDKGTGGGHFVLNGVALPANQDNYITPAQLASLSYQSGSGIDTLWIRANDGTVWGAWSSPFTVNAPVDTGPVETVSNIVAAHGQSYAASSLFTYSDPFNSAATVYDVWDSGTVGGHFLLNGVALPANQDNYITAAQLSSLTYQSGSGIDTLWIRANDGTVWGAWSNAFAVNAPLDSGPVETVSNIIATHGQSYAASSLFTYSDPFNSAATQYDVWDTGTGGGRFLLNGSALSANQDNYVTAAQLSSLTYQSGSGTDTLWIRANDGTLWGAWSSAFTVNAPLDSGPVEAVSSIVAAHGQSYAVSSLFTYSDPFNSAATQYDVWDTGTGGGHFALSGVALAPNQDNYLTAAQLASLSYQSGSGADTLWVRANDGTVWGSWSSAFTVTAPVDTGPVVTPTNSSTLSVQGQTFSVSSLFTYSDPFGSSATSYDVWNSGGGNGYFTLNGVALGANQDNVVAASQLSQLAYHVGSDTDTLWIKANDGTVWGAWSSAFKISDPPIIPAGQTLELASPSSAQISFASGSGTLKLDDPADFSGTVAGMTGADAIDFANISFAAGQTVGFAGNTAGGSLSVSDGVHAASIALLGNYMASTFVAASDGHGGTAITVHADQVATLAPPQHA; encoded by the coding sequence ATGACGGCAAGCTGGGTCAATTCCCTGGTCGACAGCGGCATCAAGTCCGACATGCTCAACTTTGCTGCGGACGGCGTTTTCACCGACGCGGAAGCCATCCAGTTGCTGGCGGATGTCGCCAATCGCGGGAGTGTCACCGCGAATGAGCTGAACTCGCTGCAGCTGATTGCGGCCAATCTGAACAGCGGCCTCTACACATCGGACTATGTCTCCCATCTCTTCGTCCAGCTCGTAGATGGGAATCCGGCGAACGCCACCTGGACAGGGGGCGGCACTGCTCACATCACGCTCGGCAATCTGCAGGTTGGCACGACGTCGACGCAGATGTCTGAACTGATCGGAAAGTGGTTTCAGGGGACCGATCTTCCGGATCCGACTTTGCCGCCCGATGCAGGCGGGAGCGGCTGGACATTGCAGGGCTACAGCGCGGTTGTCGGGCCGTTGTATTCTTCGGCGGGCGCGGCCACCGTCAACGACATTTGTCAGGGCGCAGACGGCGATTGCGAGTTGATGTCGGGATTGATCGACGTCGTCGTCTTTCATCCTCAGGTCATGAGTTCCATGATCGTGGACAATGGAAACGGCACCTATGGCGTGCGCTTCTATGTCAATGGTCAGGAGACATGGGAAACCGTCAATGACGAGTTTCCGGTCGTCAGTGGCACCGAACTTGACTATGGCCACAACTACAATGAGCAACCCACTGCGATGTGGGTTGCCGTGGTGGAAAAGGCCTACGCGCAGCTCAGCGCAACGGGGCAGATCGGGCACCCGGCCGTCAACAGCTACAACAATATCTCCGCTGATCCCCCGACGAATGTCTTCGAGAATCTGACCGACGCGACGAGCGTCAACTATTATCTGAGCAGCGCGTCCAATTGGTACAGCAACAAGTCCGTCTATATCGCGGCACTCTCCAGCCACGACGACGTCACCCTCGAGATTCCTTCAACGTCGCCGTACACGTATGACAGTGCCGGAAACATCCAGTTGGTCCCGGATCACGCGTTCGGGATCGTCGGCTATGACAGCGCGACGGGCAATTTCATCGTTCGTAATCCATGGGGAAACAGCTATCCCGGCCAGAACTGGGATGTGCAATTTGAGGTTTCGCTGACACAGATCGCCAGTGAGGGCGGCGACTTCGTCATCGACAATTCCGGCGCCGTCGACGTCGCGCCCACGGTGGTCGCGTCAAACATAACCGGCCGCGTGCAAACCTCGATTGCAGCGTCGTCCATGTTCTATACGACGGGCGGTACTCTGCCCATCATCGAATATGCGCTTTGGGACTCCACCGGTAACGGCCACTTCACTGTGGGCGGGGTGGCGCAGGCGAACGGGGTCGAGATCGACGTCGCTGCCTCACAGTGGTCCAGCATTGCCTATCAGTTCGGTCCCGGGAGCGACCAGCTGTGGGTGGAGGCGTTCAACGGCGTATTCTGGAGCGCCTGGACCGAATTTACGGCAACCCCTGAAGGGCCCGTGGTGACGGGCGTAAACATGACGGCAGCGCACGGCCAGAGCTTTGCCGTGTCCTCGCTGTTCACCTATTACGATCCGTTCGGCCTCGCGGCCTCCCAATACGATGTCTGGGACAGCGGCACCGGTGGCGGCCACTTCGTTCTGAACGGGGTGGCGCTTGCCGCCAATCAGGACAACTACATCACGGCCGCGCAGCTGTCGTCATTGACCTATCAATCCGGCTCCGGCGCGGACACGCTCTGGATCCGGGCCAACGACAGCACGGTGTGGGGACAGTGGTCGAACGCCTTCACTGTCACGGCGCCGGTCGACACCGGTCCCGTCGAGGCGGTGTCGAACATTGTCGCGGCGCATGGCCAGAGCTATGCGGCCTCGTCCTTGTTCACCTACAGCGATCCGTTCAACAATCCTGCAACGCAATATGACGTCTGGGACAAGGGAACCGGTGGCGGACACTTCGTTCTGAACGGGGTGGCGCTTCCCGCCAACCAGGACAACTACATCACGCCCGCGCAACTGGCCTCGTTGAGCTATCAATCGGGCTCCGGCATCGACACCCTCTGGATCCGCGCCAATGACGGCACCGTGTGGGGAGCGTGGTCGAGCCCCTTCACCGTCAATGCGCCGGTTGACACCGGGCCCGTTGAGACGGTGTCGAACATCGTCGCGGCGCATGGCCAGAGCTATGCGGCTTCGTCGCTGTTCACCTACAGCGATCCGTTCAACAGCGCTGCGACCGTGTACGATGTCTGGGATAGCGGCACCGTCGGCGGCCACTTCCTCCTGAACGGCGTGGCGCTGCCCGCCAACCAGGACAATTACATCACGGCCGCGCAGCTGTCGTCATTGACCTATCAATCCGGGTCCGGCATCGACACGCTTTGGATCCGCGCCAATGACGGCACTGTGTGGGGCGCGTGGTCGAACGCGTTCGCCGTCAATGCTCCCCTCGACAGCGGACCCGTTGAGACGGTGTCGAACATCATTGCGACCCACGGCCAGAGCTATGCTGCCTCGTCGCTGTTCACCTACAGCGATCCGTTCAACAGCGCTGCGACCCAATACGACGTCTGGGATACGGGCACAGGCGGCGGACGCTTCCTTCTGAACGGGTCGGCGCTGTCGGCCAATCAGGACAATTACGTCACGGCCGCGCAGCTGTCGTCATTGACCTATCAATCCGGCTCGGGGACCGACACGCTCTGGATCCGGGCCAATGACGGCACGCTGTGGGGGGCGTGGTCGAGCGCCTTCACCGTCAATGCTCCCCTTGACAGCGGGCCCGTTGAAGCGGTGTCGAGCATCGTTGCGGCTCACGGTCAGAGCTATGCGGTCTCGTCGCTGTTCACCTACAGCGATCCGTTCAACAGCGCCGCGACCCAATATGACGTCTGGGACACCGGCACAGGTGGCGGGCATTTTGCTTTGAGCGGGGTGGCACTTGCGCCCAACCAGGACAATTACCTCACCGCGGCCCAGCTGGCGTCGCTGAGCTATCAATCCGGCTCGGGCGCGGACACGCTGTGGGTCCGCGCGAACGACGGCACCGTCTGGGGATCATGGTCAAGTGCTTTCACCGTGACTGCGCCGGTGGACACGGGTCCGGTGGTGACCCCGACCAATTCGAGCACGCTGTCCGTTCAAGGCCAGACGTTCTCGGTGTCCTCGCTCTTCACCTATTCGGATCCGTTCGGCAGTTCCGCGACATCATATGATGTCTGGAATAGCGGAGGCGGCAACGGCTACTTCACGCTGAACGGTGTTGCGCTCGGAGCAAATCAGGACAACGTCGTCGCGGCCTCGCAGCTCTCCCAGCTTGCGTATCACGTCGGGTCTGACACGGACACGCTCTGGATCAAGGCCAATGACGGGACCGTCTGGGGCGCCTGGTCCAGCGCCTTCAAGATCAGTGATCCCCCGATCATTCCAGCCGGACAGACCCTCGAGCTTGCGTCCCCGAGCTCGGCGCAAATCTCCTTCGCATCAGGCTCCGGGACACTGAAGCTCGACGATCCCGCCGACTTCTCCGGCACCGTCGCCGGCATGACGGGAGCCGACGCGATCGATTTCGCCAATATCAGTTTTGCGGCTGGGCAAACCGTGGGCTTTGCCGGCAACACCGCAGGCGGATCGCTCTCGGTTTCGGACGGCGTCCACGCCGCCAGCATCGCCTTGCTCGGAAACTACATGGCATCCACCTTCGTCGCCGCGAGCGATGGACATGGCGGCACGGCCATCACGGTGCATGCTGATCAGGTCGCCACCCTTGCCCCGCCGCAACATGCCTGA
- a CDS encoding 3-phenylpropionate/cinnamic acid dioxygenase subunit beta, with protein MTTTVQDHDKQAQAAGATIERSAAYYRLKADVEDFYYREADLLDDRRFRDWLELLAEDVSYFMPIRRNVKFGQQAARENTKRGEGISWFDEDKWTLTKRVEQILTGVHYAEEPLSRITHMVSNVQIKGARPDIAAARELDVTSRFLVYQNRVEYETYIFVGRRNDTLRLTDDGWKIARREILLEQNILLAKNLTTFF; from the coding sequence ATGACGACGACGGTTCAGGATCATGACAAGCAAGCGCAGGCTGCCGGCGCCACGATCGAACGATCGGCGGCCTATTACCGCCTGAAGGCCGATGTCGAGGATTTCTACTACCGCGAGGCCGACCTGCTCGATGACCGGCGCTTCCGCGACTGGCTCGAGCTGCTCGCCGAGGACGTCAGCTACTTCATGCCGATCCGGCGCAACGTGAAGTTCGGCCAGCAGGCCGCACGCGAGAACACCAAACGGGGTGAAGGCATCAGCTGGTTCGACGAGGACAAATGGACGTTGACCAAACGGGTCGAACAGATCCTGACCGGCGTGCATTACGCCGAGGAGCCGCTGTCGCGGATCACACACATGGTCAGCAACGTGCAGATCAAAGGCGCGCGGCCGGATATCGCCGCGGCGCGCGAGCTCGATGTCACGAGCCGCTTTCTCGTCTACCAGAACCGCGTCGAGTACGAGACCTACATCTTCGTCGGCCGCCGCAACGACACGCTGCGCCTGACCGACGACGGCTGGAAGATCGCGAGGCGCGAGATATTGCTTGAACAGAATATCCTGCTGGCCAAAAATCTCACCACGTTCTTCTGA
- a CDS encoding SDR family oxidoreductase produces MTAPRKTILVSGGTFGIGRAITLGLARRGHAVVAFGLEAPQVSSTAQNAIPALREELDREGLSAELMEADVSQSGDVGKVVAQAMARFGRIDGVVNNAAIGPLGTVLDTDEALFDRIIAVNLKGPYLTSRAAIPHMIAQGGGSIVNIGSGAGWGKPNMAVYSASKGGVVALSAAMAYDFFHQHIRVNTVIPGGGGIVSGMSLGRVGGDAARFGKGAPGTAAGRVAAGDDIANVVAFLLSPEAETLSGTVIDVGCFAQQGGPIPPAPAA; encoded by the coding sequence ATGACCGCGCCCCGAAAAACCATCCTCGTCAGCGGCGGCACCTTCGGCATCGGCCGCGCGATCACACTCGGCCTCGCCCGCCGCGGCCATGCGGTGGTGGCGTTCGGCCTCGAGGCGCCTCAGGTCTCGAGCACCGCGCAGAACGCCATCCCAGCTCTACGCGAAGAGCTCGATCGCGAAGGCCTGTCCGCCGAATTGATGGAAGCCGATGTGTCGCAATCGGGTGATGTCGGCAAAGTGGTCGCGCAGGCCATGGCGCGGTTCGGCCGCATCGACGGCGTCGTCAACAATGCCGCGATCGGTCCGCTCGGCACCGTGCTCGACACCGACGAGGCGCTGTTCGATCGCATTATCGCCGTCAATCTGAAGGGACCATACCTCACCAGTCGCGCGGCAATTCCCCATATGATCGCACAGGGCGGCGGCTCGATCGTCAACATCGGATCCGGCGCCGGCTGGGGCAAGCCGAACATGGCGGTCTACAGCGCGAGCAAGGGCGGCGTTGTCGCGTTGAGCGCCGCGATGGCCTACGACTTTTTCCACCAGCACATCCGCGTCAACACCGTGATCCCCGGTGGTGGCGGCATCGTCAGCGGCATGAGCCTCGGCCGGGTCGGCGGCGACGCCGCGCGCTTCGGCAAGGGCGCGCCGGGCACCGCCGCGGGCCGGGTGGCCGCCGGCGACGACATCGCCAATGTCGTGGCCTTCCTGCTGTCGCCGGAAGCCGAAACGCTGTCCGGCACCGTGATCGACGTCGGCTGCTTCGCGCAACAGGGCGGACCGATTCCGCCCGCTCCGGCGGCCTGA
- a CDS encoding ABC transporter substrate-binding protein yields the protein MLQTDATRSWSAIAVLMLSTSLAYAAPDGSGISDGVVRIAVLGDYGSGRDLGGPGSVTAARLAAADFHNKVLGKPIEIISADHQNKPDVAVGIARQWFDVEHVDAVTDLAVSSVGLAVAGLATQSNRTALVSGAATSDLTGDKCSPVITHWADDTYALSAGLVGELSRRVGKEWFFVAVDYSFGTAMVKDASRAVTDAGGKVVGAVRYPFNTTDFSSFLLAAQNSGAKVVALAGTGADTVNAVKQTHEFGLQQGGQTIVGMLTFISDVHSIGLRDAQGMYIASQYYWDDDDGTRAFAKRFIEIEKREPTKLQAATYAAVRHYLKAIEAGGSDEAKAVNAEMRKLPVDFFGRPAHVRKDGRVVYDLSLYRVKKPDESKYPWDYYQKIAVIPGDKAFRPEGTGGCKLDK from the coding sequence TTGCTTCAGACAGACGCCACGCGCAGCTGGTCCGCGATCGCCGTGCTGATGCTCTCGACGTCGCTGGCGTATGCCGCGCCCGATGGTTCGGGCATCTCCGACGGCGTGGTGCGGATTGCGGTCCTGGGCGATTACGGCAGCGGCCGCGATCTCGGCGGGCCGGGCTCGGTGACCGCCGCCAGGCTTGCCGCCGCGGATTTTCACAACAAGGTGCTGGGCAAGCCGATCGAGATCATCTCGGCCGATCACCAGAACAAGCCCGACGTCGCGGTCGGGATCGCCCGGCAATGGTTCGACGTCGAGCATGTCGACGCGGTGACCGATCTTGCGGTGAGCTCGGTCGGCCTCGCCGTCGCCGGGCTCGCAACGCAGAGCAACCGGACCGCGCTGGTCTCGGGCGCCGCGACCTCCGATTTGACCGGCGACAAATGCTCGCCGGTTATCACGCATTGGGCCGACGACACCTACGCGCTGTCGGCCGGACTGGTCGGCGAGCTGAGCCGCCGCGTCGGCAAGGAATGGTTCTTCGTCGCGGTCGACTATTCGTTCGGCACCGCCATGGTGAAGGATGCTTCGCGCGCGGTGACCGATGCCGGTGGGAAGGTCGTCGGCGCGGTGCGCTATCCCTTCAACACCACCGACTTCTCGTCCTTCCTGCTGGCGGCGCAGAATTCCGGCGCCAAGGTGGTGGCACTGGCCGGCACTGGCGCCGACACCGTCAACGCGGTCAAGCAGACCCACGAATTCGGCCTGCAACAGGGCGGGCAGACCATCGTCGGCATGCTGACCTTCATCTCCGACGTCCATTCGATCGGCCTGCGCGATGCGCAGGGCATGTACATCGCGTCTCAATATTATTGGGATGACGACGACGGCACCCGCGCCTTTGCCAAGCGCTTCATCGAGATCGAGAAACGCGAGCCGACCAAGCTGCAGGCCGCGACGTACGCAGCCGTGCGGCACTATCTGAAGGCGATCGAGGCCGGCGGCAGCGACGAGGCCAAGGCGGTGAATGCCGAGATGCGCAAGCTGCCGGTCGATTTCTTCGGCCGCCCCGCGCACGTCCGCAAGGACGGCCGTGTCGTCTACGACCTGTCGCTCTATCGCGTGAAGAAGCCGGACGAGAGCAAATATCCCTGGGACTACTACCAGAAGATCGCGGTCATTCCCGGCGATAAGGCATTCCGCCCCGAAGGAACGGGCGGCTGCAAGCTCGACAAATAG
- a CDS encoding 2-dehydropantoate 2-reductase — MRIAVVGAGGVGGGFGAALAHAGADVTFIARGAHLAAMRSEGLKVQGGRGETHLVPTQATDDPASVGPVDIVLFCVKLWDVESAGAHIKPMVGPDTAVIPLQNGIDAPDRLIPILGRNAVMGGVAQISASIIKPGVINQVGTFMRMIFGELDGRITPRGKALLALCLKAGFDATLSEQINTELWMKFVGLATNAGMTAVTRQPIGRLRDDPDLRPFFVSACEEIIAIAHASGVKLPPDPLAKVLDFIGHAPPAMKASMALDLERGNRLELPWLSGKVVELGRKLGVPTPTHDFLYAVLKPYAMGAPS, encoded by the coding sequence ATGCGGATCGCAGTGGTCGGCGCCGGAGGTGTCGGCGGCGGCTTTGGAGCGGCGCTGGCGCATGCCGGCGCCGACGTCACCTTTATCGCGCGCGGCGCGCACCTCGCCGCCATGCGCAGCGAAGGCCTGAAGGTTCAGGGCGGCCGCGGCGAAACCCACCTGGTCCCGACCCAGGCGACCGACGACCCCGCAAGCGTCGGCCCGGTCGATATCGTGCTGTTCTGCGTCAAGCTGTGGGACGTCGAGAGCGCCGGCGCGCACATCAAGCCGATGGTCGGTCCCGACACCGCGGTGATCCCGCTGCAGAACGGCATCGACGCGCCGGACAGGCTGATCCCGATCCTCGGGCGCAACGCCGTGATGGGCGGCGTGGCGCAGATCTCTGCCTCGATCATCAAGCCCGGCGTGATCAACCAGGTCGGCACCTTCATGCGGATGATCTTCGGCGAACTTGATGGCCGCATCACGCCGCGCGGCAAGGCGCTGCTCGCGCTCTGCCTGAAGGCCGGCTTCGACGCCACGCTGAGCGAGCAGATCAACACCGAGCTGTGGATGAAGTTCGTTGGCCTCGCCACCAATGCCGGGATGACTGCGGTCACGCGTCAGCCGATCGGCAGGCTGCGCGACGATCCCGACCTGCGCCCGTTCTTCGTATCGGCCTGCGAGGAGATCATCGCCATCGCCCACGCCAGCGGCGTCAAGCTGCCACCGGACCCGCTTGCGAAAGTGCTCGACTTCATCGGCCACGCGCCGCCGGCGATGAAGGCGTCGATGGCGCTCGATCTCGAGCGCGGCAACCGGCTCGAACTGCCCTGGCTAAGCGGCAAGGTGGTCGAGCTCGGCCGCAAGCTCGGCGTGCCGACCCCGACGCACGACTTCCTCTATGCCGTGCTGAAGCCCTATGCGATGGGTGCGCCGTCGTAG